The genomic window CCATGACGATGCGCTGGACCTGGTTCGTACCCTCGTAGATCTGGGTGATCTTGGCGTCTCGCATCATGCGCTCGACCGGGTAGTCGCGGGTGTAGCCGTAGCCGCCCAGGATCTGGACCGCGTCGGTGGTGATCTCCATGGCTGCGTCGGAGGCGAAGCACTTGGCCGCGGCGCCGAAGTAGGTCAGGTCGGCGTCGCCGCGTTCGCTCTTGCCGGCCGCCGCGTAGGTGAGCTGCCGCGCCGCCTCCAGTTTCATGCCCATGTCGGCGAGCATGAACTGCAGGCCCTGGAAGTCGGCGATCGGCTTGCCGAACTGTTTGCGCTCCTTGGCGTAGGAGAGCGCGAAGTCCAGGGCCCCCTGGGCGATACCGAGGGCCTGAGCCGCGATGGTGACCCGGGTGTGGTCGAGGGTCTTCATCGCGGTGGCGAAGCCGGTGCCCTCGTCGCCGATGATCCGGTCGGCGGGGATGCGCACGTTGTCGAAGTAGACCTCGCGGGTCGGGGAGCCTTTGATGCCGAGTTTCTTCTCGGGAGCCCCGAAGCTCACACCGACGTCGGATTTCTCCACCACGAACGCG from Actinoplanes derwentensis includes these protein-coding regions:
- a CDS encoding acyl-CoA dehydrogenase family protein, yielding MADFDVYRLPEDHETIRAAVREICDARVAPHAAEADETGEFPKASYDALRASDFHAPHIPVEYGGAGADALATAIVIEEVARACASSSLIPAVNKLGTMPLILAASEDLKQRYLTKVAAGEGMFSYCLSEPEAGSDAASMTTRAVRDGDHWVLNGVKRWITNAGVSEYYTVFAVTDPAARSRGISAFVVEKSDVGVSFGAPEKKLGIKGSPTREVYFDNVRIPADRIIGDEGTGFATAMKTLDHTRVTIAAQALGIAQGALDFALSYAKERKQFGKPIADFQGLQFMLADMGMKLEAARQLTYAAAGKSERGDADLTYFGAAAKCFASDAAMEITTDAVQILGGYGYTRDYPVERMMRDAKITQIYEGTNQVQRIVMARQLLKG